A window from Azoarcus sp. DD4 encodes these proteins:
- a CDS encoding DUF2249 domain-containing protein, giving the protein MFDNSVYPFDARGVAKRFRHAAIFGALESLDDGETMRFVNDHDPLPLLGQIQQRYGSQVGIAYVAREPGNIVIDFTVQLGAQQEAGGGTAATGSCGGGNGCGCSGG; this is encoded by the coding sequence ATGTTCGACAACTCGGTTTACCCCTTCGATGCGCGCGGCGTCGCCAAGCGCTTTCGCCATGCCGCCATTTTCGGCGCGCTCGAATCGCTGGATGACGGCGAGACCATGCGCTTCGTGAACGACCACGATCCGCTGCCGCTGCTCGGCCAGATCCAGCAGCGCTACGGCAGCCAGGTGGGCATCGCCTACGTGGCGCGCGAGCCAGGCAACATCGTCATCGACTTCACCGTGCAGCTCGGCGCCCAGCAGGAGGCCGGCGGTGGCACGGCGGCGACGGGCAGTTGCGGCGGCGGCAACGGTTGCGGCTGCTCGGGCGGTTGA